In the Balaenoptera acutorostrata chromosome 7, mBalAcu1.1, whole genome shotgun sequence genome, one interval contains:
- the LRRC4 gene encoding leucine-rich repeat-containing protein 4 isoform X1, whose translation MKLLWQVTVHHTWNAVLLPVVYLTAQVWILCAAIAAAASAGPQNCPSVCSCSNQFSKVVCTRRGLSEVPQGIPSNTRYLNLMENNIQMIQADTFRHLHHLEVLQLGRNSIRQIEVGAFNGLASLNTLELFDNWLTVIPSGAFEYLSKLRELWLRNNPIESIPSYAFNRVPSLMRLDLGELKKLEYISEGAFEGLFNLKYLNLGMCNIKDMPNLTPLVGLEELEMSGNHFPEIRPGSFHGLSSLKKLWVMNSQVSLIERNAFDGLASLVELNLAHNNLSSLPHDLFTPLRYLVELHLHHNPWNCDCDILWLAWWLREYIPTNSTCCGRCHAPLHMRGRYLVEVDQASFQCSAPFIMDAPRDLNISEGRMAELKCRTPPMSSVKWLLPNGTVLSHASRHPRISVLNDGTLNFSHVLLSDTGVYTCMVTNVAGNSNASAYLNVSTAELNTSNYSFFTTVTVETTEISPEDTTRKYKPVPTTSTGYQPAYTTSTTVLIQTTRVPKQVAVTATDTNDKMQTSLDEVMKTTKIIIGCFVAVTLLAAAMLIVFYKLRKRHQQRSTVTAARTVEIIQVDEDIPAAASAAATAAPSGVSGEGAVVLPTIHDHINYNTYKPAHGAHWTENSLGNSLHPTVTTISEPYIIQTHTKDKVQETQI comes from the coding sequence ATGAAGCTCTTGTGGCAGGTAACTGTGCACCACACCTGGAATGCCGTCCTGCTCCCCGTCGTCTACCTCACGGCGCAAGTGTGGATTCTGTGTGCAGCCATCGCTGCTGCCGCCTCCGCCGGGCCCCAGAACTGCCCGTCTGTCTGCTCGTGCAGTAACCAGTTCAGCAAGGTGGTGTGCACCCGCCGGGGCCTCTCCGAGGTCCCTCAGGGTATTCCTTCCAACACCCGGTACCTCAACCTCATGGAAAACAACATCCAGATGATCCAGGCCGACACCTTCCGCCACCTCCACCACCTGGAGGTCCTGCAGCTGGGCAGGAACTCCATCCGGCAGATCGAGGTGGGGGCCTTCAACGGCCTGGCCAGCCTCAACACCCTGGAGCTGTTTGACAACTGGCTGACAGTCATCCCGAGCGGGGCCTTTGAATACCTGTCCAAGCTGCGGGAGCTCTGGCTGCGCAACAACCCCATAGAAAGCATCCCCTCTTATGCCTTCAACCGGGTGCCCTCCCTCATGCGCCTGGACTTGGGGGAGCTCAAGAAGCTAGAGTACATCTCTGAGGGAGCTTTTGAGGGACTGTTCAACCTCAAGTACCTGAACTTGGGCATGTGCAACATTAAAGATATGCCCAACCTCACCCCcctggtggggctggaggagctggAGATGTCAGGAAACCACTTCCCTGAGATCAGGCCTGGCTCCTTCCATGGCCTGAGCTCCCTCAAGAAGCTATGGGTCATGAACTCACAGGTCAGCCTGATTGAGCGGAACGCTTTTGATGGGCTGGCCTCCCTGGTGGAACTCAACTTGGCCCACAATAACCTCTCTTCTTTGCCCCATGACCTCTTCACCCCACTGAGGTACCTGGTGGAGTTGCACCTACACCACAATCCTTGGAACTGTGATTGTGACATTCTGTGGCTAGCCTGGTGGCTTCGAGAGTACATACCCACCAATTCCACCTGCTGTGGCCGCTGTCATGCTCCCTTGCACATGCGAGGCCGCTACCTGGTGGAGGTGGACCAGGCCTCCTTCCAGTGCTCTGCCCCCTTCATCATGGATGCACCTCGGGACCTCAATATCTCTGAGGGTCGGATGGCAGAACTTAAGTGTCGGACTCCCCCCATGTCCTCCGTGAAGTGGCTGCTGCCCAATGGGACAGTGCTCAGCCACGCCTCCCGCCACCCACGGATCTCTGTCCTCAACGACGGCACCTTGAACTTCTCCCATGTGCTGCTCTCAGACACTGGGGTATACACATGCATGGTGACCAACGTGGCGGGCAACTCCAATGCCTCGGCCTACCTCAACGTGAGCACGGCCGAGCTCAACACCTCCAACTACAGCTTCTTCACCACTGTCACAGTGGAGACCACTGAGATCTCGCCTGAGGATACAACACGAAAGTACAAGCCCGTTCCTACTACGTCCACTGGTTACCAGCCGGCATATACCACCTCTACCACGGTGCTCATTCAGACCACCCGTGTGCCCAAGCAGGTGGCGGTAACCGCGACAGACACCAATGATAAGATGCAGACCAGCCTGGATGAAGTCATGAAGACCACCAAGATCATCATTGGCTGCTTTGTGGCAGTGACTCTGCTAGCTGCTGCCATGTTGATTGTCTTCTATAAACTTCGCAAGCGGCACCAGCAGAGGAGTACAGTCACAGCTGCCCGGACTGTtgagattatccaggtggatgAAGACATCCCAGCGGCGGCATctgcagcagcaacagcagctccATCCGGTGTATCAGGTGAGGGGGCGGTCGTGCTGCCCACAATTCATGACCATATTAACTACAACACCTACAAACCAGCACATGGGGCCCACTGGACAGAAAACAGTCTGGGGAACTCTCTGCACCCCACAGTCACCACTATCTCTGAACCTTACATCATTCAGACCCATACCAAGGACAAGGTACAGGAAACTCAAATATGA
- the LRRC4 gene encoding leucine-rich repeat-containing protein 4 isoform X2, which produces MKLLWQVTVHHTWNAVLLPVVYLTAQVWILCAAIAAAASAGPQNCPSVCSCSNQFSKVVCTRRGLSEVPQGIPSNTRYLNLMENNIQMIQADTFRHLHHLEVLQLGRNSIRQIEVGAFNGLASLNTLELFDNWLTVIPSGAFEYLSKLRELWLRNNPIESIPSYAFNRVPSLMRLDLGELKKLEYISEGAFEGLFNLKYLNLGMCNIKDMPNLTPLVGLEELEMSGNHFPEIRPGSFHGLSSLKKLWVMNSQVSLIERNAFDGLASLVELNLAHNNLSSLPHDLFTPLRYLVELHLHHNPWNCDCDILWLAWWLREYIPTNSTCCGRCHAPLHMRGRYLVEVDQASFQCSAPFIMDAPRDLNISEGRMAELKCRTPPMSSVKWLLPNGTVLSHASRHPRISVLNDGTLNFSHVLLSDTGVYTCMVTNVAGNSNASAYLNVSTAELNTSNYSFFTTVTVETTEISPEDTTRKYKPVPTTSTGYQPAYTTSTTVLIQTTRVPKQVAVTATDTNDKMQTSLDEVMKTTKIIIGCFVAVTLLAAAMLIVFYKLRKRHQQRSTVTAARTVEIIQVDEDIPAAASAAATAAPSGVSGLSGIKRNSKSKPLPRSHFAEFRERLFY; this is translated from the coding sequence ATGAAGCTCTTGTGGCAGGTAACTGTGCACCACACCTGGAATGCCGTCCTGCTCCCCGTCGTCTACCTCACGGCGCAAGTGTGGATTCTGTGTGCAGCCATCGCTGCTGCCGCCTCCGCCGGGCCCCAGAACTGCCCGTCTGTCTGCTCGTGCAGTAACCAGTTCAGCAAGGTGGTGTGCACCCGCCGGGGCCTCTCCGAGGTCCCTCAGGGTATTCCTTCCAACACCCGGTACCTCAACCTCATGGAAAACAACATCCAGATGATCCAGGCCGACACCTTCCGCCACCTCCACCACCTGGAGGTCCTGCAGCTGGGCAGGAACTCCATCCGGCAGATCGAGGTGGGGGCCTTCAACGGCCTGGCCAGCCTCAACACCCTGGAGCTGTTTGACAACTGGCTGACAGTCATCCCGAGCGGGGCCTTTGAATACCTGTCCAAGCTGCGGGAGCTCTGGCTGCGCAACAACCCCATAGAAAGCATCCCCTCTTATGCCTTCAACCGGGTGCCCTCCCTCATGCGCCTGGACTTGGGGGAGCTCAAGAAGCTAGAGTACATCTCTGAGGGAGCTTTTGAGGGACTGTTCAACCTCAAGTACCTGAACTTGGGCATGTGCAACATTAAAGATATGCCCAACCTCACCCCcctggtggggctggaggagctggAGATGTCAGGAAACCACTTCCCTGAGATCAGGCCTGGCTCCTTCCATGGCCTGAGCTCCCTCAAGAAGCTATGGGTCATGAACTCACAGGTCAGCCTGATTGAGCGGAACGCTTTTGATGGGCTGGCCTCCCTGGTGGAACTCAACTTGGCCCACAATAACCTCTCTTCTTTGCCCCATGACCTCTTCACCCCACTGAGGTACCTGGTGGAGTTGCACCTACACCACAATCCTTGGAACTGTGATTGTGACATTCTGTGGCTAGCCTGGTGGCTTCGAGAGTACATACCCACCAATTCCACCTGCTGTGGCCGCTGTCATGCTCCCTTGCACATGCGAGGCCGCTACCTGGTGGAGGTGGACCAGGCCTCCTTCCAGTGCTCTGCCCCCTTCATCATGGATGCACCTCGGGACCTCAATATCTCTGAGGGTCGGATGGCAGAACTTAAGTGTCGGACTCCCCCCATGTCCTCCGTGAAGTGGCTGCTGCCCAATGGGACAGTGCTCAGCCACGCCTCCCGCCACCCACGGATCTCTGTCCTCAACGACGGCACCTTGAACTTCTCCCATGTGCTGCTCTCAGACACTGGGGTATACACATGCATGGTGACCAACGTGGCGGGCAACTCCAATGCCTCGGCCTACCTCAACGTGAGCACGGCCGAGCTCAACACCTCCAACTACAGCTTCTTCACCACTGTCACAGTGGAGACCACTGAGATCTCGCCTGAGGATACAACACGAAAGTACAAGCCCGTTCCTACTACGTCCACTGGTTACCAGCCGGCATATACCACCTCTACCACGGTGCTCATTCAGACCACCCGTGTGCCCAAGCAGGTGGCGGTAACCGCGACAGACACCAATGATAAGATGCAGACCAGCCTGGATGAAGTCATGAAGACCACCAAGATCATCATTGGCTGCTTTGTGGCAGTGACTCTGCTAGCTGCTGCCATGTTGATTGTCTTCTATAAACTTCGCAAGCGGCACCAGCAGAGGAGTACAGTCACAGCTGCCCGGACTGTtgagattatccaggtggatgAAGACATCCCAGCGGCGGCATctgcagcagcaacagcagctccATCCGGTGTATCAG